Part of the Maridesulfovibrio sp. genome, AAGCTCACAGTCAACATTTTCCATGGATGCAATCCGCTCGAAATAGATTGACGTTTCTGCCCGTTTGAAGTTGGCTTATGAACAATTAAACCGAACCAACCAGACAAATTAATTAACTTGAATATGCCCGCAACCGAATACAACACAGCGCAAATCATTGATGCCCTGCAGGCTGACCCCAACCTTAACAAAGCGGAACTGCCTGCTTTAAAAGAATTATCGCGCAAGGTCAGCCAGCGTAAATTCAAGAAAGGAGAATTCATATTCAAAGCCGGAGACGAATCAAATAATTTCTGTCTGGTGGAAAGCGGGAAAGTAATCCTTTCCAAAGAATCGCCGTCCGGTAAATCCTTCACCTACCTTGTCGCCACCCGGGGAATGACCTTGAACGGGATCACCTGCTTCAAACCCGCTCCAAGAATTTTCAGCGCCCGCGTTGTAGAGGATTCATCAATTATCACGATACCCTGCCACGAATTCAAATATTGGGTTGAAAACAATCCCCCCGTAGCCATGGGAATTTTGGGTACCATGGGAGAACTGCTGGACGGAGCATACACCCGCATCATTGATCTGATCGACGAAAGCGTCGAAACCCGCATTCTCAATGTACTCAGCATGCTCTCCACCCGCATAGGATCTGAACTCCCCCTCACCAACGAAGATCTTGCAGGAATGGTAGGGACTTCGCGGGAAAGCGCGGCCCGGGTTATATCCAGACTGCAGGATAACGGAATTGTTTCCAAAGGACGCGGCAGCATCACAGTTCTGGACAAAGAACAACTGGACGAAACAGTTTCCAGCCCCTTTTTCATTATTTAAAAACGCCTCCCTCAGTGACCTGCGTCATTGTTCGCACCGAGCTTCCGTAATATTTCCTGATCAAACAACATAACTTGAACACAGGAAAACAAAATGCACGGTTATTTAATAACTTTCTTTACCCAGAAAAACCGCGAACAGGACGGTATGCCTCTGGCAGACTGGATTGTGGAAGAAGCCCGAAAAATCGGAGTGCGCGGTGCGACGCTATTCAGCGGACAAGAGGGCTTCGGCCATGACGGACGTTTTCACTCAGGCAACTATTTTGATTTTGAGGACAAACCGCAACTCGTAACCATGGCCCTGACTCATGACGAGTGCGACTCCCTACTTTCAAGCCTGCAAGCCAAACAGCTTCGGATCTTCTACACCAAATCAAAAGTTGAATTCGGATTTACCTCTTAAACCCGGATTTCTTCCCCCCCGAACGATTCACACCACGACAGCTAAAACTGCCCCATATAAGGCAGACTTGCTGATCAACAAAGGACTCTCACATGATAGGACCATATATTAACGGTGCTGCACTGCTTGCGGGCAGTGTAGCCGGTGCCATGATCGGCCCGAAACTGAACGCCAATATCCGCACCCGCATGCCCATGGTATTCGGCTGTGCATCCATGGGCCTCGGCGTAGCCATGATAGTCAAAGTTAAACTTTTAGCCCCGGTTATGCTGGCCTTGGTCGTTGGATCATTGCTTGGTGAAATAATCCGTCTGGAAAATATCATCCAGAACTTCGCAGCAAAAGCCCGTGTTGTAATCGAAAAGTTAACCCGCCCCAGCGGGGATATGAATCAGGAAGAATTTCTGGATAAATTTGTGGCTCTGCTGGTTCTTTTTTGCATGAGCGGAACCGGAATTTACGGTTCCATGACCGAGGGAATGACCGGAGATGCTACCCTGCTGATAGTTAAATCAATCCTCGATTTTTTCACTGCTCCCATCTTCGCCTCCACCATGGGCTTTACCGTGGGCATTCTGGTCTTTCCCCAATTTATGGTTCAGGGCTTGCTATTTCTGGGAGCTTCCCTGATTCTGCCCCTGACCACCCCGGACATGCTGGCAGACTTCTCCTCCTGCGGGGGACTGATCATGCTCGCTACGGGATTTCGCATCTGCGGAATCAAACAATTTCCGGTAGCGAATATGATTCCGGCACTTATTCTGGTCATGCCCCTTTCATACTTATGGGCAACTTACCTTGGATAAGAATTTCCACGACTACAGTGAGGCAACCTTATGTCATCAGACATGAAATACCCTGATCCCAATACCAAACATCCGGTAGCAGGTTTTCCGCAAGTAACTTTCATCAAAAACTTCAATGAAAATAACAATGTAATAATCGGTGACTACACATATTATGATGATCCATCGGGACCGGAAAATTTCTTTAAAAACATATTATATCATTTCGATTTTATAGGAGATAAGCTGATCATAGGCCGCTACTGCGCCATTGCCCGAAATGTTTCATTCATCATGAACGGAGCAAACCATGCCACGGGAGGCTTTTCCACCTACCCGTTTTTCATTTTCGGTTCTGGCTGGAAGGATGCAACTCCTCCAGCAGAGCATACTTCCTACAAAGGCGACATTGTAATCGGCAGTGATGTCTGGATCGGATATGACGCCACGATCATGCCGGGAGTTACCATCGGACACGGCAGCATCATCGGAGCAAAATCCGTAGTAACAAAAGACGTCCCTCCATACAGCATTGTTGCCGGAAATCCGGCAAGAGTAGTTAGGATGAGATTTGATAAAGAGACAATCGCAGCGTTGCTGGATGCACAATGGTGGGAATGGGAACCTGAAAAGGTGACCCGAAATCTGCCTGCCATTATCGGCTCTGATATGGAACAATTGCAAAAAGCAACCTAGTTTTCCGATTCAAATTAAAGCTGCACTCACCTTACGCATAAAAATACCCGCAATGCTCAGGAGCGTTGCGGGGATTCAACTTTTTGCAGAGACCGGGCTATCCCGGATAATCAAACTCCGCCCTGAGAACATCAAGGGCGATTTCTTCCTTGGTCTTGTACTTATCCTTGTCGATAAGAGTCGGCTGCCCTGTGGGCGGCACATCGTGGTACATATACTTATAGATGTCGAAGTTGAGGCAGGTCTCATTGCGTAGGTGCATTTCCCGAAACCACTGGCAACCCACATCCAGAATCTGCTTGCCGACATTGATAAAAGCTCCGAAGGGAGTTGCTTTACCGATAGGCATAGTCATCTTGCGGGCGATCTTCATGTTTACGAGGCAGCACCATTCATTGACCCGGCATTCCGGCAACGGCCAAGGCTGTCTAAAGAAAATATCATGCATGCGCGGCAGGTGATAAGCACGGACCTGCTTTCCTTCCGGCGGCTGGGCACTGCGGTAAAGTTCGACCAGTTCACGAAAATCAGGACGGTAATCCATATAGGTATCCGGTGAACATTTGCCGGAAAATGCAGCGGGACAATACCAGCACTGCCCGATGTGTCCGGCAGCAACATGATCCCCGATACCTTCAACCATGGCCCCGATTATATCTTTCCTGAATATGGCATCATTATGAATGATGAGCACGTAATCCTTATCGCTCTTTTCCCAGCCGTACTGGTAACGAACAGAAAGGCGGTACTCTTCGTCATCTATGCGATCCCATTCAATGGGAAAGCAATAGTTCCAATACTTGGGCATGTAATATTCAATCTTATGGGAAAGTGCATCCAGCACATACTGATGGCATCCGGCATCAATACCCTTGGTCTTGGTATTTTCCTCAATAAAATAAATCTTATCGATATGCTGTCCACTGGCCCGCTCAAGTGAAAGCAGAGCCAGACAAGTCTGCAAAGGCTTGCCGCATACACTTATAATTACATCAACCTTACTCACTGGCCCTACTCCGCAAACATGACATTAAGCCGAGAATTGTTCCTAAATTTACGATCAAATTTTTATTTATATAATTAAATCTTAACGATTAATCCACATTATTTAATAATAACCTCAGCCGGAACTGCATCCGGTCCCGTACGGGCTGTTGTTGAAGGCGGAGCAGTATGCCACGGGTTCGGTCCCTTGGCCATGCTGTGGCCGAGCATGAAAAGCTTGCTCATATAGACCGGGCTGAACAGCTCGTCCGATTCCTCATTGTAATCAGGGGGAATAAAAGTCAGCTTGAAATCCACTCCGTCACGCTCGGCAGTGTAATACATGCGATAAAGGTCACCGATACCCTGGTTGCGGATAAGTCCGGCAAGGGAGCGGGCAGCTATGCCGCCTATATACGGCTCTACCTGTACTCCTTCGGTAATCAAAGCATCATTGCGGATAATGTACAGGGTAATTTTCCTTTTCTCGCCGATCTTTTCCAGCTCATCGGCAAGGTGAATACTGGGCGGATAGCAAAAGACCTGATTACTGACTCCGCCATCAACGTGCATTTCATCATAAATTTCATCCCCGGCTTTTACCTTGAAATAAACCGGAGGGAAGGCCACCGGGACGGATGCCGAAGCAAGGATTACATCACGGATAAGCTGATCCGCTTCCGGTGTTCCGTACTGGGCCAAGGCTCCGATATCCCAATAGACAGGCCGCATTGCATCAAGGTTCGTGGTACCGACCAAGAGCCTGCGTCCCTTGCGATGTTCCACTGCAATCTTGGCTATAAAATCATGATTGACGAATTCCTTAAGAGCCAGCTTCAAAGGCTCAGTGCTATACACAGAGTCACCGGAAATGGCGGAGACATAGGAACGTTGCTGCACAAGATCACTGGTTTCAAAAGTGGTATAGAACATCTCAATAAAAGGATCGTAGTCCGAACCCATGAAAGCAAATGGAGCTATCAACGCGCCGGTACTTACCCCGGTGACCAGCCCGAAAGTAGGACGGTCACCGCGCTCGGTCCAACCGCAAAGAAATCCGGCCCCGAAAGCACCGTCAGCACCGCCACCGGAAAGTGACAAAAAACTGATCTCGTCCGGGAGCTTGTTCATACGGCTCAGTTCGGCCCACTTTTCCATGACCTTATTCATATGTTTCGGAGTCGTATCCCCGAAAAAACGAACCTGATCATAACCGGGTAAACAGGCCTGAGCCTGCATTTCCGCCGGGATTGGATTGCGTTTCAACCCGCAACCGGCCAGCAAAGCCAACAAGAGGGAAAGAACTACCAGCCTGCAAAAAAAGTTACTCTTCATATTTAAAAATTCCATATTTATTTATTCAACTACTCAGACATACGGCTTAAACGGAACAACATCATCTTCAGACAAATGTCTGATTAAAACACGAAAGAAATGTGTATACTTACTCTGTTCAGCCATGCAGTCGGCAGACAGAACATAATTATGATTTGAAAAACCTGCAAACAAATAAAGGGAGAGATCACATGCTTTACCGTAAGGTACCTAAAACAGGAGAAGAATTATCAATCTTGGGCTTTGGTGCCATGCGCTTGCCCATGATCGATGACAAGACCATTGATGAAGAGCGGGCGATCGCACAGATTCGTAATTGCATCGATAACGGCGTTAACTATGTGGATACCGCATGGCCCTACCACGGCGGCCAGAGTGAAGGTATTGTAGGCAAGGCACTCAAAGAAGGCTATCGCGAAAAAGTTGCCATCGCCGATAAGCTGCCCCAATACATTGTTGAATCCCGTGAACATATGGACGAGATTCTTAATGAGCAGCTGAGGCGTCTTGATGTTGACTGTATCGACTACTACCTGATTCATGCTGTTGAAGGCAATTCATGGGACCGCTCCGTGGAGCTGGGCATAAAAGACTTTCTGGACAAGGCTCTTGAATCCGGAAAAATCCGCTATGCAGGTTTTTCCTTCCACGGCGTTCCCGAAGACTTCAAGCGCATTGTGGACGATTACCCGTGGACCTTCTGTCAGATCCAGTACAACTTTCTGGATACTGAGAATCAGGCCGGGACTGCAGGACTTAAATACGCAGCATCCAAGGACATCGCTGTTATGATCATGGAACCCCTGCGCGGTGGAAACCTCAGCGCTCCCACTCCCCCGGACGGAGTGCAGGATATCTTTGATCAGGCCGAAATCAAACGAGCCCCGGTTGAATGGGCCCTGCGCTGGGTCTGGAACCATCCCGAAGTGACCGTGGTCCTTTCCGGCATGAACGAAGAGGAACATATTAAACAGAACCTCGCCATTGCCTCCGAAGCCGGAGCGAATTCCCTGACCGATGGGGAACTAGCTATTGTGGACAAGGTCGCTGCAAGGTACAAGGAACTCATGCAGGTCCCCTGCACCGGCTGTGCATACTGTATGCCCTGTCCAGCCGGAGTCAGGATTCCTGGCTGCTTTGAACTCTTCAACAGTGCCCATATGTTCAAAGATAAGGCGGATCACTTGAAGTTCCAGTACGCAGTATTCTTCAGTAAGGAAATGGCAGGTGAATCAGCCTACGCATCCCAGTGTGTGGAATGCGGACAATGCGAAGAGCACTGTCCCCAGCATATAGCTATTCCCGAACAGCTTAAACGCGTCGTGGATTACTTTGAGCAGGACGACATGCAGGACAAAGTAGACATGGTTGCAAACAAGCAGGAAAACTAAATATTTTTATGCGGATTCCGGGTGCCCGGAATCCGCATAATACAACGCCCCAGCCGGACCGGAATAATAATGAACATACTCTATTACGATTGTTTTTCAGGCATCAGCGGAGACATGAACCTCGCCGCCATGATCGATCTCGGCGTTTCTCCTGATTTCCTTAAAACCGAACTTGCCAAGCTAGGTCTTGAAGATGAATTCAGCCTCAAAACTTCACAGGATTCGCGCAAGGGCATTTTCGGTACCCGCGTAGATGTTGAGCTGGTTCAGCAGCATGAACATCATCATGATCATGGACACCATCATGGCCACGATCACCACCATCGCCACGAACACCGAAACCTGAAAGACATCGAAGAACTTATCAATTCCAGCGACCTCAACGACAAGGTCAAAGCGACCAGTCTGGCAATTTTCAAACGGGTCGCAGAAGCCGAGGCCAAGATTCACGGCAGCACTATCTACGAAGTCCATTTCCACGAGGTGGGTGCCACTGATTCCATCGTAGATATTGTAGGTGCGGCGATCTGTTTCCATGAACTGGAAATCGACCAAGTCTGGTGTTCTTCCGTCGAGCTGGGCGGAGGTTTCGTCAACTGCGCACACGGCAAGATGCCCGTGCCCGCCCCGGCCACGTCTGAAATCCTTGCCGGATCGCCCACAACTCAAGGTGCGGTTCAACAAGAAACCACCACTCCCACCGGAGCGGCGATTCTCGCTGAACTTGTAGATAACTTTTCTGATTCTCCGCGCATGGCCGTGCAGAAAACCGCATACGGCATCGGTCACCGGGACAACGAAATTCCTAACGTGCTCCGCGTGCAGCTAGCCAGAACCGAGCCCGCTGCAACCATGCCTACAGTTCCGGTGCGGCTGCTGCAATGCAACATTGACGACATGACCGGAGAAATGCTTGGTGCAGCGCTTGATCAACTTATGGAAGACGGAGCCATGGATGTACATTTCACCTCCATCGTCATGAAAAAGAACCGTCCGGCAACCACCCTTTCACTGCTTTGTGCCGCAGAAGACGAGGACAAGTTCAAACGCCTTATCTTCAAGCACACCAGCACACTGGGCATAAAAAGCATTGCCATTGAAAAAACAGTGCTCGACATTTACTTCGACAAGCTAGAAACCCCGCTCGGAACAGTTACTATGAAGAATGCCATCTTAGATGGAGAGGTAATTCGCTCCAAGCCCGAGCTTGAAGACTGCCGCGCTTTGGCTAGGCTGCACGGCATTCCTCTAAGTGAGGTATACTTACAGATTGGCAAAGTAAGAGAGATTTGATGGACGAACCTGCCTTGAAATATAAGAATCTGCTTGAAATTCTCGCTGAGACAGGCGGAGCTATAATTGCCTTCTCCGGTGGTGTGGACAGCACTTTGCTGCTCCATGCAGCAAAAGAAGTCCTCGGAGATAAAGCCATAGCCGCTTCCATCGCCACTCCCTACGTTCCGCAATGGGAGCAAGGTGAGGCAAGGGAATTCGCGAAACAGATAGGTGTAAAGCATGTTGTCGTAAACATGGATTTCCCTGCTGAACTGCGCATGAATCCTCCGGAGCACTGCTACACCTGCAAAAAGATTCTGTTCAGCAAGCTGTTGGATGTGGCGCAGAAGAATGGAGTTAAACACATCCTTGAAGGAACAAATATTGATGATCTCAGCGACTACCGTCCCGGCATCAAGGCCCTGCGTGAACTTGAAATCCGCAGCCCTTTTGTGGAAGCGGATCTGACCAAGCAGGATATCCGCGAGCTTTCCCGCAGATTCAACCTGCCTACATGGGACAAACCATCTTTCGCCTGCCTGCTCTCACGTATGCCTGTCGATGCGGAAGTTACAGACCAAGCATTGCAACAGGTGGAACAGGCCGAAGTATTTCTTATAAAAATAGGTTTCCCTGCCGTGCGGGTACGTCATCACGGTGAAGTTGCCCGCATTGAAGTTCCGGCGGATAGATTACAGGATTTTATGGACGCCAATGAAATTCATGGAATCAACAATAAGCTCAAAGAGTTCGGCTATCGTCATGTAGCGCTCGATCTGGGCGGCTATAAAATGGGCAGCCTTAATAAAAAATAGAATCAGCCCTTACTAAGGATTCCAAAGGGGATTATTCCCTTTGGCCGCCGGAGGCGAAATCTTTCAACAAAAGCGCGAAGCGCATCATAACTATGACCAACGATAATCTTAAAAATATATTGAATGCTGTAAAAGACGGCAGCATGGATGTTGTTCAGGGCATGGAAAAGCTGCGCGACCTGCCTTATCAGGACATCGGGCACACCAAGATCGACCATCACCGCAGCTTACGCAACGGCTTCCCGGAAGTAATCTACGGCGCAGGCAAAACCCCGCAACAAGTCGGCGATATTTTCGAACATATGTGCGGACGCAACAACGTGTTGGCTACGCGTGTTTCTTTAGAAACTGCCGGACATGTAACTGCCCGCTTCCCGCATGTGGAATACAATGAAACAGCCAACACCCTGACCTGCAAGAGCAAGAAAATCGAATACAACAGCGGCACGGTCGGCATTATCACCGCCGGAACATCCGATCTTGATGTAGCTGAAGAGGCACTGGTAACCTGCGACATGCTCGGCAGCCGCGCTGCCATAATCTCCGATATCGGGGTAGCCGGAATTCACCGCATGCTTGACCGCATTGATGAAATCCGCAAATTCTCGGTACTGATAGTAATTGCTGGAATGGAAGGAGCTCTTTCCAGCGTAATCGGCGGCCTTGTCGAACAGCCTATCATTGCAGTACCAACCTCAGTTGGCTACGGGGCCAACTTCTCAGGCCTGTCCGCCCTGCTGGGCATGCTCACTTCCTGCGCCAGCGGAGTGACAGTAGTTAACATTGATAACGGATTCGGTGCGGCCTGTGCAGCCTGCAAGATTAATAAGGCTATTGATCGCTAATAATAGATAGAATTTGCTCAATCCCCTCACCACTCACAGAACTGGTGCGGATGATTTGCTTTGCTCCGGCCTGCTTCAAGAAGCGTTCAGCCAAATCGGGATCAGCATTTGGTGCATCGACTTTGGACACAAGGCCGATGACCTTGCGGTTGAACATGGAAGTAAAAAGAGGCGGGAAAAGACTGGTCCGGCGGGTGGCGTCCTGAATAATTGCCAAGACTTTGCAGTCGGCGGAAGAAGTGATCAGAGCGTGGTAGAACCAGCTGTTTTCGAGGAATTCGCCGGGGGTGTTGATGAACGGACCGAAATGTTCAACGGCCATGGCCCGGCGCGGGGAATAGGATTCACCTGAAAGGGCTTTGATAAGCGAACTTTTGCCGGAGCGGGTCTCGCCCACGAACATGGTTTTTTTCATAGAATGCCTTCGGCGACCCTGCCGGGGGCCTCAAACCCTTTTCCAAAAGGGTTTAAGAATCCCAAAACGTTTTATTAGGCTTTGCCATCTCATATCCAAAGCCTCTTCTTAATTTTAGGATCTAGTCAACTCAACAGAAGAATAATGCAGGGTGCCCTCGAAGTAATCGAGTACAGCACGAAGTGAAGCTTCAACGCTGGCAACATCTCCCAGAAGCAGCAGAGAACCGCCGAAACGATCCAGAAATCCGATCTCAACGGAAGCAGCCTTGGTAGCAACATCAGATGCGATGATCACACCCTCGCTGGGGGTGATGGTCATGATGCCGATAGCTCCGGCAGAGTTATCATCCAAACCCAGCTTGAGATAAATATCACGGTGCGGGCTGGCAATAAGATGGGCAAGGGTAACCTGCTTACCGGGAACGTATTCCTGAATAATGCGCTGTTTGTTTTCATTGTCCATCATAATCAAACTCCTTTTAAAAAAACCGGCACGTGCTGAAGTGGAAAGGCACGTGCCGGTAAGATGACATGTGTTCCAGTGTTAATACAACACTAGATCAACTGTGCTTTAATCTCTTCGCTGGGGGAAGGAATTACTACGTGGCTATGAACCGGGCCGCCGTCGCCGACGCCTTCGATTCCTGCTTCAACAGAAGCTTTAACAGAGCCGACGTCACCGGTCATGGTTACATAGGCTTTACCACCGAGACCCGCGGCCATGCGGACTTCGATCAGGCTTACGTTAGCAGCCTTTGCTGCGGCATCGGCAGCAAGGATGCAGGATGCGATGGTGTAGGTTTCAATTACACCCAAAGCATTGATACGAGGTACGATGGAAGTACCGCTCAATGCGGGGATAACATCCGCATGGATGCTGGGGATGGTGAAGTGGTCAACAATCATGTCACCGCCGATTTCACAACCGACTTCAACGGAGCTCTTAACAGCGCCGGTGTCACCACAAATAACAACAATATATCTGCCCGGACAAGTGGGGCGGGCCATAACCAGCTCGACAGATGCAGCTTTAAGCATTTCATCTGCGGTGTGTATGCCGAGGGCAACGCTGTTCAGTTCTACACAACCGATAGTACGTAAATCCATTTTATATCTCCTTTTGGAAGGGGATGCGCAAAGCGCTTTAACAGGATAACCTGCTAATTATTTCTTAATAACCACTACACCGTTCTCAACGCTTTCGACAGTTCCGTCGATGCTGGCGTGAACCCTTGCACCCATTGCGCCTTCAGGAATTTCACCGATCAGGTCGCCACAGCTTACCTTATCTCCGACGGAAACAACGCACTGCGCAGGAGCACCGATGTGCTGACCGAGGCGGATGTTGACCACGGAGGGAGTGTACTCACCTGCGTATTCGGGATGGCCGTCGTACTTGGTGAGGTTCAGACGCTGAATAAGGCGCTTGGTGGGGACAGCTCTGCTTTCGCGGAACGGGTTGGCTTTCAGTTCATTGCCCTTGGATTCCCAGGTCACACGTTCCTTCATCAGGATCTTCTTGATCTGAGCATTCACCTCACGAGGAGAAATCATCATGGGGCAGGCAAATTTTTCACAGATGCCGCATTCGGAGCAAAGCAGTGCTTCTTTAGCTCCTTCGGTATCCAGCTCGTTGTTGGCGATTACACGCATCAGTTTGTGAGGATGCAGGGAATGGCCGAGCAGGTTACGCGGGCAAAGGTCGGTACAGCGGGAACACTGACAGCATACAGTGTTAGTGATGCGGCGGATCTTTTCGGGGTCCATTACCTTGCCTGCAACCACGTTGTGGTTCGGAGGCAGGACCAGAAGTCCGCTGGTGGTCTTGGTTACCGGCTGGTTGGTGTCGGGAAGAACCCGGCCCATCATGGGACCGCCGTCTACAACTTTGTAGTCGGAAATGGTCGGTCCGCCTGCAAATTCAAGCACGTCGGAAACAAGAGTTCCCACGGGGACTTTAACGACCATGGGGTTCTTGATTTCCCCGGCAACGGTCAGGTAGCGGTGGGTTACCGGCTTACCGTCCATGGCCAGAGCCACGTTGAACAGGGACTCGGTGTTACTTACTACCGCACCGACCTGAAGGGGAATACCGCGTTCAGGAACAGTGCGGCCCAGTACTTCGTATACCAGCACCTGCTCATCACCGGCAGGATAGAAATCTTTAAGTACGAAGCATTCAAGGCGACCGGAACCGTCACGGGCAACTGCTTCCTGAACAGCCTTAACGGCTTTGGCGTGTTTACCCTTGAGACAGATGATACCTTTCTTGGCACCGGTACAATCCATGATCGCTTCAAGTCCGCGGATCATGGTATCGACTTCCGCTTCCATGAGGTAGGGATCGCTCATGAGCAGCGGTTCACAGGAAGCACCGTTCACCAGAACGGTATCCACTTTGGCCTCAGCCTTAACGTGAGTAGGGAGTCCAGCACCACCGGCACCGACAACACCTGTTTCACGAATAATATCAACTATATTTACAGCCATTTGATAATTCCTTCCGATTTACCTCCGGCAGATCAGCACATTGAGGCTGACCTGCCGGATTTGTTCAAAATAGCTATCTTACCAAGCCTTGAGCAAAAGCTCTTTTACATCGTCACGTGAAGGGTTTCTGGGGTTGCTAGCAGTGCAGATATCATCAAGCACGTTGCGGGCAATGGTGTTCAGGCTGGTTTTAAAAACACTTTCATCAATCTTCAATGCACCGACATTGTTGGGAATGCCCATGGACTCGTTAAGTTCCATAACCGCATTGATAAGGGATCTGGTACCCTCTTCAACGGTTTCTGCGGGCAGTTTCAGCATGGTGGCAATTTCGTGGTAGCGGATACCCACATCAAAACTGTTGAACTTGATTGCGTGGGGCAGGACTACTGCGTTTGCCAGTCCGTGCGGCACATGAAAAATACCGCCAAGAGAATGAGCGATGGAATGGGTAATGCCCAGTCCGCTGTTGTTGAAAGCCATACCTGCCATGCAGGAACCGAGCAGCATATGCTCGCGTGCTTCCATGTCATCACCGTTGATGTAGGCCCGCTTGAGATACTTGAATACGTAACGGATAGCGTATCTTGCGTAGATGGAAGTAAAAGCGTTGGCCTCACGGGAAGTGTATGCCTCAATGGCGTGGGTCAGCACGTCCATACCTGTTGCAGCAGTTACATGCGGCGGCAGGGAGCGGGTGAAACGGGCATCGAGGATAGCCATATCCGGGATAAGCATTTCATCGTTAAGAGGAATCTTGACCTCGTTAACCTTGTCGGTGACCACAGCATAGCTGGTAACTTCAGCCCCGGTACCACTGGTGGTGGGAATGGCTACCAGTGTCGGTTTGACCTTTCCTTCAAGAGCCTTGCCAGCAAAAAAGGAAATGGCCTTGGCCGCATCAATGGGTGAACCACCGCCGAGGGCGATGATCAGGTCGGCTTGGTTTTTAAGGAAAATCTGTGCTCCCTTGGTAACTGTCTCAAGGGAAGGATCGGGTTCAACCTCATCAAAGATGATGAAGGGAATCCCTTTACGATCAAGATGGGTACGGACGCGGTCAACAAAACCGGTCTTTACCATGAATGAATCGGTAACAATAAAAGCCTGCGTTGCCGGGATAGTCTCCAGATTGTCCAGAGCGTCCTCGCCATAGCAGATCTTTGTTTTGCCGTAGAACTGTGTCACCCTTTTCTCCAATAAATCAAAAATGTCAGGGTTAAAATCTATTCAGCTTGAAATTTGTATAGGGGCGCAGGTGTGAGGGGTGAGGGGTGCCTGCGCCCCTTAATGTCCTTACTTTACAGCGCATTTGGGAAGAATAACTTCCACTTCGCTGTGAGGACGGGGTA contains:
- a CDS encoding Crp/Fnr family transcriptional regulator, translating into MPATEYNTAQIIDALQADPNLNKAELPALKELSRKVSQRKFKKGEFIFKAGDESNNFCLVESGKVILSKESPSGKSFTYLVATRGMTLNGITCFKPAPRIFSARVVEDSSIITIPCHEFKYWVENNPPVAMGILGTMGELLDGAYTRIIDLIDESVETRILNVLSMLSTRIGSELPLTNEDLAGMVGTSRESAARVISRLQDNGIVSKGRGSITVLDKEQLDETVSSPFFII
- a CDS encoding DUF190 domain-containing protein — its product is MHGYLITFFTQKNREQDGMPLADWIVEEARKIGVRGATLFSGQEGFGHDGRFHSGNYFDFEDKPQLVTMALTHDECDSLLSSLQAKQLRIFYTKSKVEFGFTS
- a CDS encoding DUF554 domain-containing protein, whose translation is MIGPYINGAALLAGSVAGAMIGPKLNANIRTRMPMVFGCASMGLGVAMIVKVKLLAPVMLALVVGSLLGEIIRLENIIQNFAAKARVVIEKLTRPSGDMNQEEFLDKFVALLVLFCMSGTGIYGSMTEGMTGDATLLIVKSILDFFTAPIFASTMGFTVGILVFPQFMVQGLLFLGASLILPLTTPDMLADFSSCGGLIMLATGFRICGIKQFPVANMIPALILVMPLSYLWATYLG
- a CDS encoding CatB-related O-acetyltransferase, whose product is MKYPDPNTKHPVAGFPQVTFIKNFNENNNVIIGDYTYYDDPSGPENFFKNILYHFDFIGDKLIIGRYCAIARNVSFIMNGANHATGGFSTYPFFIFGSGWKDATPPAEHTSYKGDIVIGSDVWIGYDATIMPGVTIGHGSIIGAKSVVTKDVPPYSIVAGNPARVVRMRFDKETIAALLDAQWWEWEPEKVTRNLPAIIGSDMEQLQKAT
- a CDS encoding patatin-like phospholipase family protein; its protein translation is MKSNFFCRLVVLSLLLALLAGCGLKRNPIPAEMQAQACLPGYDQVRFFGDTTPKHMNKVMEKWAELSRMNKLPDEISFLSLSGGGADGAFGAGFLCGWTERGDRPTFGLVTGVSTGALIAPFAFMGSDYDPFIEMFYTTFETSDLVQQRSYVSAISGDSVYSTEPLKLALKEFVNHDFIAKIAVEHRKGRRLLVGTTNLDAMRPVYWDIGALAQYGTPEADQLIRDVILASASVPVAFPPVYFKVKAGDEIYDEMHVDGGVSNQVFCYPPSIHLADELEKIGEKRKITLYIIRNDALITEGVQVEPYIGGIAARSLAGLIRNQGIGDLYRMYYTAERDGVDFKLTFIPPDYNEESDELFSPVYMSKLFMLGHSMAKGPNPWHTAPPSTTARTGPDAVPAEVIIK
- a CDS encoding aldo/keto reductase encodes the protein MLYRKVPKTGEELSILGFGAMRLPMIDDKTIDEERAIAQIRNCIDNGVNYVDTAWPYHGGQSEGIVGKALKEGYREKVAIADKLPQYIVESREHMDEILNEQLRRLDVDCIDYYLIHAVEGNSWDRSVELGIKDFLDKALESGKIRYAGFSFHGVPEDFKRIVDDYPWTFCQIQYNFLDTENQAGTAGLKYAASKDIAVMIMEPLRGGNLSAPTPPDGVQDIFDQAEIKRAPVEWALRWVWNHPEVTVVLSGMNEEEHIKQNLAIASEAGANSLTDGELAIVDKVAARYKELMQVPCTGCAYCMPCPAGVRIPGCFELFNSAHMFKDKADHLKFQYAVFFSKEMAGESAYASQCVECGQCEEHCPQHIAIPEQLKRVVDYFEQDDMQDKVDMVANKQEN
- the larC gene encoding nickel pincer cofactor biosynthesis protein LarC; protein product: MNILYYDCFSGISGDMNLAAMIDLGVSPDFLKTELAKLGLEDEFSLKTSQDSRKGIFGTRVDVELVQQHEHHHDHGHHHGHDHHHRHEHRNLKDIEELINSSDLNDKVKATSLAIFKRVAEAEAKIHGSTIYEVHFHEVGATDSIVDIVGAAICFHELEIDQVWCSSVELGGGFVNCAHGKMPVPAPATSEILAGSPTTQGAVQQETTTPTGAAILAELVDNFSDSPRMAVQKTAYGIGHRDNEIPNVLRVQLARTEPAATMPTVPVRLLQCNIDDMTGEMLGAALDQLMEDGAMDVHFTSIVMKKNRPATTLSLLCAAEDEDKFKRLIFKHTSTLGIKSIAIEKTVLDIYFDKLETPLGTVTMKNAILDGEVIRSKPELEDCRALARLHGIPLSEVYLQIGKVREI